A stretch of the Homo sapiens chromosome 17 genomic scaffold, GRCh38.p14 alternate locus group ALT_REF_LOCI_1 HSCHR17_4_CTG4 genome encodes the following:
- the KRT12 gene encoding keratin, type I cytoskeletal 12 → MDLSNNTMSLSVRTPGLSRRLSSQSVIGRPRGMSASSVGSGYGGSAFGFGASCGGGFSAASMFGSSSGFGGGSGSSMAGGLGAGYGRALGGGSFGGLGMGFGGSPGGGSLGILSGNDGGLLSGSEKETMQNLNDRLASYLDKVRALEEANTELENKIREWYETRGTGTADASQSDYSKYYPLIEDLRNKIISASIGNAQLLLQIDNARLAAEDFRMKYENELALRQGVEADINGLRRVLDELTLTRTDLEMQIESLNEELAYMKKNHEDELQSFRVGGPGEVSVEMDAAPGVDLTRLLNDMRAQYETIAEQNRKDAEAWFIEKSGELRKEISTNTEQLQSSKSEVTDLRRAFQNLEIELQSQLAMKKSLEDSLAEAEGDYCAQLSQVQQLISNLEAQLLQVRADAERQNVDHQRLLNVKARLELEIETYRRLLDGEAQGDGLEESLFVTDSKSQAQSTDSSKDPTKTRKIKTVVQEMVNGEVVSSQVQEIEELM, encoded by the exons ATGGATCTCTCCAACAACACCATGTCACTCTCAGTGCGCACCCCCGGACTGTCCCGGCGGCTCTCCTCGCAGAGTGTGATAGGCAGACCCAGGGGCATGTCTGCTTCCAGTGTTGGAAGTGGTTATGGGGGAAGTGCCTTTGGCTTTGGAGCCAGCTGTGGGGGAGGCTTTTCTGCTGCTTCCATGTTTGGTTCTAGTTCCGGCTTTGGGGGTGGCTCCGGAAGTTCCATGGCAGGAGGACTGGGTGCTGGTTATGGGAGAGCCCTGGGTGGAGGTAGCTTTGGAGGGCTGGGGATGGGATTTGGGGGCAGCCCAGGAGGTGGCTCTCTAGGTATTCTCTCGGGCAATGATGGAGGCCTTCTTTCTGgatcagaaaaagaaactatgcaAAATCTTAATGATAGATTAGCTTCCTACCTGGATAAGGTGCGAGCTCTAGAAGAGGCTAATACTgagctagaaaataaaattcGAGAATGGTATGAAACACGAGGAACTGGGACTGCAGATGCTTCACAGAGCGATTACAGCAAATATTATCCACTGATTGAAGACCTCAGGAATAAG ATCATTTCAGCCAGCATTGGAAATGCCCAGCTCCTCTTGCAGATTGACAATGCGAGACTAGCTGCTGAGGACTTCAGGATGAA GTATGAGAATGAACTGGCCCTGCGCCAGGGCGTAGAGGCCGACATCAATGGCCTGCGCCGGGTGCTGGACGAGCTGACCCTGACCAGGACCGACCTGGAGATGCAGATCGAGAGCCTGAACGAGGAGCTGGCCTACATGAAGAAGAACCACGAGGAT GAGCTCCAAAGCTTCCGGGTGGGCGGCCCAGGCGAGGTCAGCGTAGAAATGGACGCTGCCCCCGGAGTGGACCTCACCAGGCTCCTCAATGATATGCGGGCGCAGTATGAAACCATCGCTGAGCAGAATCGGAAGGACGCTGAAGCCTGGTTCATTGAAAAG AGCGGGGAGCTCCGTAAGGAGATTAGCACCAACACCGAGCAGCTTCAGTCCAGCAAGAGCGAGGTCACCGACCTGCGTCGCGCCTTTCAGAACCTGGAGATCGAGCTACAGTCCCAGCTCGCCATG AAGAAATCCCTGGAGGACTCCTTGGCCGAAGCCGAGGGCGATTACTGCGCGCAGCTGtcccaggtgcagcagctcatcaGCAACCTGGAGGCACAGCTGCTCCAGGTGCGCGCGGACGCAGAGCGCCAGAACGTGGACCACCAGCGGCTGCTGAATGTCAAGGCCCGCCTGGAGCTGGAGATTGAGACCTACCGCCGCCTGCTGGACGGGGAGGCCCAAGG TGATGGTTTGGAGGAAAGTTTATTTGTGACAGACTCCAAATCACAAGCACAGTCAACTGATTCCTCTAAAG ACCCAACCAAAACCCGAAAAATCAAGACAGTTGTGCAGGAGATGGTGAATGGTGAGGTGGTCTCATCTCAAGTTCAGGAAATTGAAGAACTAATGTAA